A section of the Salmo salar chromosome ssa05, Ssal_v3.1, whole genome shotgun sequence genome encodes:
- the LOC106604865 gene encoding serine/threonine-protein phosphatase 2A 55 kDa regulatory subunit B gamma isoform isoform X2 has protein sequence MGEDTDTTRTLNHGFLRDHNYVTEADIISTVEFNHTGELLATGDKGGRVVIFQREPECKTEPYSQGEYNVYSTFQSHEPEFDYLKSLEIEEKINKIRWLPQQNAAHFLLSTNDKTIKLWKVSERDKRPEGYNLKDEEGRIKDLSTVTSLQVPVLKPMDLMVEVSPRRVFANAHTYHVNSISVNSDHETYMSADDLRINLWHLGITDRSFNIVDIKPVNMEDLTEVITAAEFHPHHCNLLVYSSSKGTLRLCDMREAALCDKHSKLFEEPEDPSNRSFFSEIISSVSDVKFSHSGRYLLTRDYLTAKVWDLNMENKPLEIYQVHDYLRSKLCSLYENDCIFDKFECAWNGSDSVIMTGAYNNFFRMFDRNTKRDVTLEASRESSKPRAVLKPRRVCQGGKRRKDDISVDSLDFTKKILHTAWHPTENIIAIAATNNLYIFQDKFN, from the exons ATGGGCGAGGACACTGACACCACCCGAACGCTCAACCACGGCTTCCTCCGAGACCACAACTATGTGACTGAAg CTGATATCATCTCCACTGTAGAGTTCAACCACACTGGAGAGCTCCTGGCCACAGGGGATAAGGGGGGGCGAGTGGTCATCTTCCAGAGGGAACCTGag TGTAAGACAGAGCCGTACTCCCAGGGAGAGTATAATGTCTACAGCACATTCCAGAGCCACGAGCCGGAGTTTGATTACCTTAAGAGTCTGGAGATCGAGGAGAAGATCAACAAGATACGATGGCTGCCTCAGCAGAACGCCGCCCACTTCCTCCTTTCCACCAATG aTAAGACCATTAAGCTATGGAAGGTGAGTGAGCGTGACAAGAGGCCTGAAGGCTACAACCTGAAGGATGAGGAGGGCAGGATAAAGGACCTCTCCACTGTCACCTCACTACAG GTGCCGGTGTTGAAGCCCATGGATCTGATGGTGGAGGTGAGTCCTCGGCGTGTGTTTGCCAACGCCCACACCTACCACGTCAACTCCATCTCCGTCAACTCCGACCACGAGACCTACATGTCAGCTGACGACCTGAGGATCAACCTCTGGCATCTGGGCATCACCGACCGCAGCTTCA ACATCGTGGACATTAAGCCAGTGAACATGGAGGATCTGACAGAGGTGATAACAGCAGCAGAGTTCCACCCTCACCACTGTAACCTGTTGGTCTATAGCAGCAGTAAGGGAACTCTACGTCTCTGTGACATGAGAGAGGCCGCACTGTGTGACAAACACTCCAAAC tgTTTGAGGAGCCGGAGGACCCCAGTAACCGCTCCTTCTTCTCGGAAATCATCTCGTCTGTGTCGGACGTCAAGTTCAGCCACAGCGGGCGCTACCTGCTGACCAGAGACTACCTCACCGCCAAGGTGTGGGACCTCAACATGGAGAACAAGCCCCTGGAGATATATCAA GTGCATGATTACCTCCGCAGCAAGCTGTGCTCCCTTTATGAGAACGACTGCATCTTCGACAAGTTTGAGTGTGCCTGGAACGGCTCAGACAG TGTGATCATGACGGGGGCCTACAACAACTTCTTTCGGATGTTTGACCGGAACACAAAGCGTGACGTGACCCTGGAGGCGTCCAGGGAGAGCAGTAAGCCCCGGGCCGTTCTCAAGCCTCGCCGCGTCTGCCAGGGTGGGAAACGTCGCAAGGATGACATCAGTGTGGACAGCCTGGACTTCACCAAGAAGATCCTGCACACAGCCTGGCACCCCACGGAGAACATCATCGCCATCGCTGCCACCAACAACCTGTACATCTTCCAGGACAAATTCAACTAG
- the LOC106604865 gene encoding serine/threonine-protein phosphatase 2A 55 kDa regulatory subunit B beta isoform isoform X1 has product MLNPIQVLCSDITSLSLEPEPFASYTEADIISTVEFNHTGELLATGDKGGRVVIFQREPECKTEPYSQGEYNVYSTFQSHEPEFDYLKSLEIEEKINKIRWLPQQNAAHFLLSTNDKTIKLWKVSERDKRPEGYNLKDEEGRIKDLSTVTSLQVPVLKPMDLMVEVSPRRVFANAHTYHVNSISVNSDHETYMSADDLRINLWHLGITDRSFNIVDIKPVNMEDLTEVITAAEFHPHHCNLLVYSSSKGTLRLCDMREAALCDKHSKLFEEPEDPSNRSFFSEIISSVSDVKFSHSGRYLLTRDYLTAKVWDLNMENKPLEIYQVHDYLRSKLCSLYENDCIFDKFECAWNGSDSVIMTGAYNNFFRMFDRNTKRDVTLEASRESSKPRAVLKPRRVCQGGKRRKDDISVDSLDFTKKILHTAWHPTENIIAIAATNNLYIFQDKFN; this is encoded by the exons ATGTTGAACCCCATCCAGGTCCTGTGCTCCGACATCACTTCCCTCTCTCTGGAGCCCGAGCCGTTTGCCTCTTACACtgaag CTGATATCATCTCCACTGTAGAGTTCAACCACACTGGAGAGCTCCTGGCCACAGGGGATAAGGGGGGGCGAGTGGTCATCTTCCAGAGGGAACCTGag TGTAAGACAGAGCCGTACTCCCAGGGAGAGTATAATGTCTACAGCACATTCCAGAGCCACGAGCCGGAGTTTGATTACCTTAAGAGTCTGGAGATCGAGGAGAAGATCAACAAGATACGATGGCTGCCTCAGCAGAACGCCGCCCACTTCCTCCTTTCCACCAATG aTAAGACCATTAAGCTATGGAAGGTGAGTGAGCGTGACAAGAGGCCTGAAGGCTACAACCTGAAGGATGAGGAGGGCAGGATAAAGGACCTCTCCACTGTCACCTCACTACAG GTGCCGGTGTTGAAGCCCATGGATCTGATGGTGGAGGTGAGTCCTCGGCGTGTGTTTGCCAACGCCCACACCTACCACGTCAACTCCATCTCCGTCAACTCCGACCACGAGACCTACATGTCAGCTGACGACCTGAGGATCAACCTCTGGCATCTGGGCATCACCGACCGCAGCTTCA ACATCGTGGACATTAAGCCAGTGAACATGGAGGATCTGACAGAGGTGATAACAGCAGCAGAGTTCCACCCTCACCACTGTAACCTGTTGGTCTATAGCAGCAGTAAGGGAACTCTACGTCTCTGTGACATGAGAGAGGCCGCACTGTGTGACAAACACTCCAAAC tgTTTGAGGAGCCGGAGGACCCCAGTAACCGCTCCTTCTTCTCGGAAATCATCTCGTCTGTGTCGGACGTCAAGTTCAGCCACAGCGGGCGCTACCTGCTGACCAGAGACTACCTCACCGCCAAGGTGTGGGACCTCAACATGGAGAACAAGCCCCTGGAGATATATCAA GTGCATGATTACCTCCGCAGCAAGCTGTGCTCCCTTTATGAGAACGACTGCATCTTCGACAAGTTTGAGTGTGCCTGGAACGGCTCAGACAG TGTGATCATGACGGGGGCCTACAACAACTTCTTTCGGATGTTTGACCGGAACACAAAGCGTGACGTGACCCTGGAGGCGTCCAGGGAGAGCAGTAAGCCCCGGGCCGTTCTCAAGCCTCGCCGCGTCTGCCAGGGTGGGAAACGTCGCAAGGATGACATCAGTGTGGACAGCCTGGACTTCACCAAGAAGATCCTGCACACAGCCTGGCACCCCACGGAGAACATCATCGCCATCGCTGCCACCAACAACCTGTACATCTTCCAGGACAAATTCAACTAG
- the LOC106604865 gene encoding serine/threonine-protein phosphatase 2A 55 kDa regulatory subunit B gamma isoform isoform X3 codes for MDLMVEVSPRRVFANAHTYHVNSISVNSDHETYMSADDLRINLWHLGITDRSFNIVDIKPVNMEDLTEVITAAEFHPHHCNLLVYSSSKGTLRLCDMREAALCDKHSKLFEEPEDPSNRSFFSEIISSVSDVKFSHSGRYLLTRDYLTAKVWDLNMENKPLEIYQVHDYLRSKLCSLYENDCIFDKFECAWNGSDSVIMTGAYNNFFRMFDRNTKRDVTLEASRESSKPRAVLKPRRVCQGGKRRKDDISVDSLDFTKKILHTAWHPTENIIAIAATNNLYIFQDKFN; via the exons ATGGATCTGATGGTGGAGGTGAGTCCTCGGCGTGTGTTTGCCAACGCCCACACCTACCACGTCAACTCCATCTCCGTCAACTCCGACCACGAGACCTACATGTCAGCTGACGACCTGAGGATCAACCTCTGGCATCTGGGCATCACCGACCGCAGCTTCA ACATCGTGGACATTAAGCCAGTGAACATGGAGGATCTGACAGAGGTGATAACAGCAGCAGAGTTCCACCCTCACCACTGTAACCTGTTGGTCTATAGCAGCAGTAAGGGAACTCTACGTCTCTGTGACATGAGAGAGGCCGCACTGTGTGACAAACACTCCAAAC tgTTTGAGGAGCCGGAGGACCCCAGTAACCGCTCCTTCTTCTCGGAAATCATCTCGTCTGTGTCGGACGTCAAGTTCAGCCACAGCGGGCGCTACCTGCTGACCAGAGACTACCTCACCGCCAAGGTGTGGGACCTCAACATGGAGAACAAGCCCCTGGAGATATATCAA GTGCATGATTACCTCCGCAGCAAGCTGTGCTCCCTTTATGAGAACGACTGCATCTTCGACAAGTTTGAGTGTGCCTGGAACGGCTCAGACAG TGTGATCATGACGGGGGCCTACAACAACTTCTTTCGGATGTTTGACCGGAACACAAAGCGTGACGTGACCCTGGAGGCGTCCAGGGAGAGCAGTAAGCCCCGGGCCGTTCTCAAGCCTCGCCGCGTCTGCCAGGGTGGGAAACGTCGCAAGGATGACATCAGTGTGGACAGCCTGGACTTCACCAAGAAGATCCTGCACACAGCCTGGCACCCCACGGAGAACATCATCGCCATCGCTGCCACCAACAACCTGTACATCTTCCAGGACAAATTCAACTAG